One window from the genome of Verrucomicrobiota bacterium encodes:
- a CDS encoding BCSC C-terminal domain-containing protein has product MIIRRTLVKGFLLLGISTAGLCQALPDPDVPAAAANPDGSGPRPAFLQEPAPKPAQTPVDDGAGPRTMKTEIELPVPEPTAQAPDGEVIQPVVPNRDPFFTFGDEQANPAAEKPPLAKTNNASPDNGQPRVIFGGEPQDHATQTPEQPGTLLDPPPLQKAITPAPKPPVPVRKPEDPAALLRQQRYAEVEPVALRDQSAGLARGLGWAYYKAGRSAKAVTWFQRAIEWDESDYEAAYGLALALTREGEYDKAEETARWRLQEYPRMRKALGDILTARAVATYKSKDYPRSLELFTQVETYRSLSRDEQIVRAWDYFQTGDLTRAAQEFEKLYAARPDKFAGAGVYATYAQQRNWARLEELSHAGGPVADLYREYVAGRYYDRRLYANAYAVAPQKYPQLSGYTSPSVETSGYARFKSGSEGTSQLREIRGDVAGSFYQDTINRLWADVGWTSLDAGHLQDGAFVGQAPLTGPRSFTAAPRTSYNSLFDARVGYERLGNYTPSVELGISPAGGAVGPTVVGNLSLAGKPEWGEWLIDLYRSSVKQSILSYTGFRDPYTGTTWGRVSEDGINLAGYDQLTDSWSLFGQAGLSVLEGENVDTNNHLKASVALNYQIRHPDFVYLTVGPALNFEHYGKNLSFFTYGQGGYFSPDYLFQGVVALRFMTKEARPYLVKGNLAVGLQSYKEDSTPIFPLGNTAGVYPGKSDQTFVANADLSGMFLLTPHIAFGASVGYDKTGDYSEFVASAFLKFFFEPRRGLFESDFRTVY; this is encoded by the coding sequence ATGATCATTCGACGCACTTTAGTAAAAGGCTTCCTGCTCTTAGGGATTTCAACCGCCGGGCTTTGCCAAGCCCTGCCGGACCCGGATGTACCGGCTGCCGCCGCAAACCCGGATGGCAGCGGGCCGCGACCGGCGTTTCTACAGGAGCCCGCGCCGAAGCCGGCCCAGACCCCGGTCGACGATGGAGCCGGTCCGCGCACGATGAAGACGGAAATCGAGCTTCCCGTGCCGGAGCCGACCGCCCAGGCACCGGACGGTGAGGTTATCCAACCCGTCGTCCCTAACCGAGATCCCTTCTTCACCTTTGGCGACGAGCAGGCGAATCCGGCCGCCGAAAAACCACCTTTAGCCAAGACGAATAACGCTTCGCCGGACAACGGCCAACCGCGGGTCATTTTCGGTGGCGAACCGCAAGACCACGCAACGCAAACACCTGAGCAACCGGGTACCCTTTTGGATCCGCCCCCCCTCCAGAAGGCGATCACACCGGCCCCAAAGCCACCCGTACCCGTAAGAAAGCCCGAGGATCCGGCCGCGCTTCTCCGGCAACAGCGCTATGCGGAGGTGGAACCCGTTGCGCTCCGGGATCAGAGCGCGGGTCTGGCCAGGGGGCTCGGTTGGGCTTACTACAAGGCGGGCCGCAGCGCGAAAGCGGTCACGTGGTTTCAGCGAGCGATAGAATGGGACGAATCCGATTACGAAGCCGCCTACGGGCTGGCGCTGGCCCTCACTCGCGAAGGCGAATATGACAAGGCCGAAGAGACGGCTCGATGGAGGCTGCAGGAGTACCCGCGCATGCGTAAGGCCCTGGGCGATATTCTTACCGCGCGCGCGGTCGCGACCTACAAGAGCAAGGACTACCCGCGAAGCCTCGAACTCTTCACGCAGGTGGAGACCTACCGGAGCCTGAGCCGTGATGAGCAGATCGTACGGGCATGGGACTATTTTCAGACCGGCGATTTAACGCGCGCCGCTCAGGAATTCGAAAAGCTGTACGCGGCGCGGCCGGATAAATTTGCCGGGGCGGGGGTCTATGCGACGTACGCCCAACAGCGCAACTGGGCTCGGCTCGAAGAATTGTCCCACGCCGGCGGCCCGGTCGCCGACCTTTACCGTGAGTACGTGGCGGGGCGTTATTACGATCGCCGGTTGTATGCCAACGCGTACGCCGTAGCGCCCCAGAAGTATCCGCAGTTGAGCGGCTACACTTCGCCCTCCGTCGAGACATCCGGTTACGCTCGGTTTAAATCGGGTTCCGAAGGAACATCCCAACTTCGTGAAATCCGGGGCGACGTGGCCGGGAGTTTTTATCAGGATACCATAAATCGGCTCTGGGCCGACGTTGGTTGGACGAGTCTTGACGCAGGCCACCTGCAAGATGGTGCGTTCGTCGGCCAGGCGCCGCTGACCGGCCCGCGCTCGTTCACAGCCGCGCCGCGTACCTCTTACAATTCACTATTCGATGCTCGCGTCGGCTACGAACGGTTGGGCAACTATACCCCTTCGGTGGAGTTGGGCATCTCTCCGGCCGGCGGTGCGGTCGGACCAACCGTGGTCGGCAATCTCAGCCTGGCCGGCAAGCCTGAGTGGGGCGAATGGCTCATCGACCTCTACCGCAGCAGCGTCAAGCAATCGATTCTCAGTTACACGGGATTCCGGGATCCGTATACGGGGACAACGTGGGGACGCGTCAGCGAGGATGGCATCAATCTGGCCGGCTACGACCAGTTGACCGATAGCTGGTCCCTCTTCGGCCAGGCCGGTCTCAGCGTGCTCGAGGGCGAGAACGTTGACACCAATAACCATCTCAAGGCCAGCGTGGCCCTGAACTACCAGATCCGTCATCCGGACTTCGTTTATCTGACCGTGGGGCCGGCGCTCAATTTCGAGCATTACGGCAAGAACCTCTCTTTCTTCACGTATGGCCAGGGAGGCTATTTCAGCCCCGACTACCTTTTCCAGGGCGTCGTGGCGCTGAGATTTATGACCAAGGAAGCCCGCCCTTATCTCGTCAAAGGAAATCTCGCCGTGGGCCTTCAGAGCTACAAGGAAGATTCCACCCCTATCTTTCCCCTGGGTAACACGGCAGGCGTTTATCCGGGTAAAAGCGACCAGACGTTTGTCGCCAACGCCGACCTGTCCGGGATGTTTCTGCTGACCCCTCACATCGCCTTCGGGGCAAGCGTCGGGTACGATAAGACGGGAGATTACTCCGAATTCGTCGCGAGCGCGTTTTTGAAGTTCTTTTTCGAACCGCGCCGCGGCCTGTTCGAGAGCGATTTCAGAACCGTTTACTAA
- the bcsA gene encoding UDP-forming cellulose synthase catalytic subunit: MSTAQLSIQRTHTAGPKSRGLPLLCLLWFMAAAGLGYLSSAQVDAHAQVCFSIGLLALLFAFKRARNDRRLSRIFFLAIATFVVLRYFFWRTLYTLEFTDWLSFTCALILYGAELYGIIVFLIGNFINISPITREPVPLPPPEGLPTVDVFIPSYNESPAILEATLLSALQMRYPQDKRKIYLCDDGGTDQKCQSGSEESKMAARKRRRELTALCETLGAHYLTRPANRGAKAGNLNEAFKRTGGDLVVIFDADHMPTVDFLEKTVGLFTQDEKLFLVQTPHFFVNPDPVEKNLGTFFQMPSENEMFYRAIQKGLDFWNAAFFCGSGAVMRRRHLEITGGLSGDTITEDAETALTLHAKGYNSAYISTPLLSGFAPETMGAFIKQRIRWAQGMVQILLLKCPLLIRGLTLPQRLCYFNSCIFWFFPFARLTYLLAPTALLFFGLRIYAANWQTFATYVIPYVVTVLSVSHYLYGKFRWAFMSELYELLQSVYTVPAIFSTILNPRAPTFNVTPKGETLSRNFISPLATPFYVLALINFGTVAAGIYRLMQLQNRDDIYPVAITLFWSGLNTIMLLAVLGALLEQRQRRVTPRMPAMINATLLIDELELPCRVGDLSLGGCKMVFKGLSERTFHKPGRTQLRIRIDDEESEQLLNLQLRNLRLEDHSGEIIVGAEFAHQSLEETRAKVRLVSGSRQRWVEFQKRRESRLGVLGCFISFTYIGVRNSALHLSHLITHAGDSVTGRGRVLETQSFEN, from the coding sequence ATGTCAACGGCTCAGCTTTCGATTCAACGCACGCACACTGCCGGACCGAAGTCCCGGGGTCTCCCCCTTTTGTGCCTGCTCTGGTTTATGGCCGCGGCCGGCCTGGGGTATCTGTCGTCTGCGCAAGTCGATGCTCACGCCCAGGTCTGTTTTTCGATCGGCCTGCTGGCGCTCCTGTTCGCCTTCAAGCGGGCGCGCAATGATCGGCGTCTCTCACGCATTTTTTTCCTCGCGATCGCCACGTTCGTCGTCTTGCGATATTTCTTCTGGCGTACCCTGTACACCCTCGAGTTCACCGATTGGCTCAGCTTTACCTGCGCGCTGATTTTGTACGGGGCCGAACTCTATGGAATCATCGTTTTCCTGATCGGCAACTTCATCAATATCAGCCCGATCACACGTGAGCCGGTCCCGTTGCCGCCCCCGGAAGGTCTGCCGACGGTTGACGTGTTTATCCCGAGCTACAATGAAAGCCCGGCCATTCTTGAAGCGACCCTCCTGTCTGCGTTGCAGATGCGGTACCCGCAGGATAAGCGCAAGATCTACTTGTGCGACGATGGCGGCACCGATCAGAAATGCCAGTCTGGCAGCGAGGAATCCAAGATGGCGGCCAGAAAACGCCGGCGCGAGTTGACCGCGTTGTGCGAAACGCTCGGGGCGCATTACCTGACGCGACCGGCGAACCGGGGTGCCAAAGCCGGAAATCTGAACGAGGCATTTAAGAGGACGGGCGGCGACCTGGTGGTCATCTTCGATGCCGACCATATGCCGACGGTGGATTTTCTTGAAAAGACCGTCGGCTTATTCACGCAGGACGAAAAGTTATTTCTCGTCCAGACTCCGCATTTCTTCGTTAACCCCGACCCGGTTGAGAAAAACCTGGGCACGTTCTTCCAAATGCCGAGTGAGAACGAAATGTTCTACCGCGCGATTCAGAAGGGGCTCGATTTCTGGAATGCGGCTTTCTTCTGCGGTTCGGGCGCGGTCATGCGCCGCCGTCACCTGGAGATCACGGGCGGACTTTCGGGAGATACCATCACCGAAGATGCCGAAACGGCGTTGACGCTTCACGCCAAGGGTTACAACAGCGCCTACATCTCCACTCCGCTCCTGTCAGGTTTCGCGCCGGAAACGATGGGCGCCTTCATCAAACAACGAATCCGCTGGGCCCAGGGCATGGTGCAGATTTTACTGCTCAAGTGCCCGCTCCTGATCCGTGGTCTGACGCTGCCGCAGCGACTCTGCTATTTTAACAGTTGTATCTTTTGGTTCTTTCCGTTCGCCCGCCTGACCTACCTCCTGGCACCAACCGCCCTGCTTTTCTTCGGGTTGCGGATTTATGCCGCCAACTGGCAGACGTTCGCCACCTATGTGATTCCGTACGTCGTCACGGTTCTCAGCGTATCACACTACCTTTATGGTAAGTTCCGTTGGGCGTTCATGTCTGAACTGTATGAACTCTTACAGTCGGTTTACACCGTCCCGGCGATCTTTTCGACCATCCTGAACCCGCGAGCCCCGACATTCAACGTCACACCAAAGGGAGAGACGCTTTCGCGGAATTTTATCTCCCCCCTGGCAACGCCCTTCTATGTCCTGGCGTTGATCAATTTTGGAACGGTTGCAGCCGGTATTTACCGGCTTATGCAACTGCAAAACCGGGATGACATCTATCCGGTTGCGATCACTTTGTTTTGGTCGGGCCTGAACACCATCATGCTGCTGGCGGTCCTCGGAGCATTGCTCGAGCAGAGGCAGCGGCGGGTTACGCCCCGCATGCCCGCGATGATCAATGCGACCCTGCTCATTGACGAGCTCGAACTGCCGTGTCGAGTCGGCGATCTTTCATTAGGCGGATGCAAGATGGTCTTCAAGGGCCTAAGCGAACGCACCTTCCATAAGCCTGGCCGAACCCAGCTGAGGATCAGAATCGACGATGAGGAATCGGAACAGCTTCTGAACCTGCAACTGCGCAATCTCCGGTTGGAAGATCATTCAGGCGAGATCATCGTGGGCGCAGAATTCGCCCACCAGAGTCTGGAAGAGACCCGCGCGAAGGTTCGTCTGGTCAGCGGGAGCCGCCAGCGATGGGTTGAATTCCAGAAACGGCGCGAGTCCCGCCTGGGTGTGCTCGGATGTTTCATCAGCTTCACCTATATCGGGGTGAGGAACTCAGCCCTTCACCTCTCCCACCTTATTACCCATGCCGGCGACTCAGTCACGGGTCGCGGCCGCGTACTGGAAACGCAGAGCTTCGAAAACTAA
- a CDS encoding endoglucanase, translated as MNKHPSFRSAAIWVVICQLTAGAWAASAPGQTDAQEAVWHSFKERFLRDDGRVVDDANGGVSHSEGQGYGLILAEANHDQESFDRIWKWTDAHLRRRSDRLFAWRWKPGFFGAQVDQNNATDGDLLIAWGLCRAASTWQNPAFRDASAEIASGIRQKLIRASKFGPVLLPGTEGFEKPEGLIVNLSYWVFPAFRALAKVDPAVEWPMLEQSGLKLIGVARFSPFDLPPDWLLIGKDSVDIADGFEPVYGYNATRIPLYLAWAGIEPARYYSAFRQIGRLAGNAQPPARVFLPAGNFGEEAALPGMRAIYELIEGPGDLHPAALHPPYRNPNATEPYFSVSLGLLANCAGEEAGAPRP; from the coding sequence ATGAACAAGCATCCGAGCTTTCGCAGCGCCGCCATCTGGGTGGTGATCTGCCAATTGACGGCAGGCGCATGGGCAGCGAGCGCGCCAGGTCAGACGGATGCCCAGGAGGCGGTCTGGCACAGCTTCAAAGAGCGTTTCCTTCGCGACGACGGCCGCGTCGTCGACGATGCGAATGGCGGGGTGTCCCATTCGGAAGGCCAGGGATACGGCCTGATCCTGGCCGAGGCAAACCATGATCAGGAGAGCTTTGACCGGATCTGGAAATGGACCGACGCACACCTCCGCCGGCGCAGCGATCGCCTCTTCGCGTGGCGGTGGAAACCCGGCTTTTTCGGCGCCCAGGTCGACCAGAATAACGCTACCGATGGCGACCTGCTGATCGCCTGGGGTTTATGCCGGGCGGCTTCAACCTGGCAGAATCCGGCATTTCGAGACGCATCCGCCGAGATCGCGTCCGGCATCCGGCAAAAGCTGATCCGGGCCTCCAAGTTTGGCCCGGTGCTCCTTCCCGGAACGGAGGGCTTCGAAAAACCCGAAGGACTGATCGTCAATCTCTCTTACTGGGTCTTTCCTGCCTTCAGGGCCCTGGCGAAGGTCGATCCGGCAGTGGAATGGCCGATGCTTGAGCAGTCCGGGCTGAAGCTGATCGGGGTCGCGCGTTTCAGCCCCTTTGACCTGCCCCCGGACTGGCTGTTGATCGGCAAAGATTCGGTCGATATCGCCGACGGTTTCGAACCCGTTTACGGGTACAACGCCACCCGGATTCCGCTTTATCTGGCATGGGCCGGAATCGAACCGGCCAGGTATTACAGCGCCTTCCGGCAAATCGGCCGCCTCGCAGGCAATGCGCAGCCGCCTGCCCGAGTCTTCCTGCCGGCCGGAAACTTCGGCGAAGAAGCGGCCCTGCCGGGCATGCGCGCAATCTACGAATTAATCGAGGGCCCCGGTGACTTGCATCCCGCAGCCCTGCATCCACCCTACCGCAACCCAAACGCCACGGAACCCTACTTCTCCGTGAGCCTCGGATTGCTGGCTAACTGTGCCGGCGAAGAAGCCGGCGCCCCAAGACCCTAG
- a CDS encoding cellulose biosynthesis cyclic di-GMP-binding regulatory protein BcsB, which translates to MQAQLVDPNAAALRPADPAARGAETQAAPDPSSSRVRTRTVLGRIRQPSPAAAAPTADSKSAAPASGRHEPYLSDLDTILSASAQPCEIHLCFAGGPELSDVQLAQGAAVTQALALRAGYRPLIVSHGANPELGKFNVLIGTVEQLRGYFTEQEAKRITTGYLGLQPMRPVSADRKEPEGFVLVVAGRAPEDIDSAVLSLGVVRVRLPDAATTPIREVVLPEHAPFSRQNPLEPDKALTFAQLRDRGATFVAEPSGVSVDLFFPGFLRNDGTPEVKLNLHYVLRARAFRSTGALKVQLNGHDLEARETAASSSASGGTESSFVLPIRDFEYGRNVLQITTPAMAEEPVGRKDLQIYSDSTLTLPKLETGPKLPDLQLTSRTFYPFIGQPDGSDLAVLLAGREAETIDAAWTFLCRLAQSANTFFYAAQLTSGELQPRRHVVVIGTYDHLPDPFRGLIALRAFDETRRNVPLAKVDSLSSGINLKGLIERFVDEHRKRVARHNDADTPAGLPPAVSESDRDYGVLATAPPTVPDQGWSLVVTAFSQQNLLHRVQNLVRPAFWDQLRGDIVRWKEEPSSFQARVPGEAPKVMRVRRVELLLGESLDFRIWVALVAVFLVGFVIITARVLSKFDEALLLRRRRPQP; encoded by the coding sequence GTGCAAGCTCAGTTGGTTGATCCCAACGCGGCGGCGCTTCGGCCGGCCGATCCGGCCGCCCGGGGGGCGGAGACCCAGGCTGCACCTGACCCGTCGTCCAGCCGCGTGCGCACCAGAACGGTCCTGGGCCGTATCCGGCAGCCCTCACCGGCTGCAGCCGCGCCCACCGCGGATTCAAAAAGCGCGGCTCCGGCTTCCGGCCGGCATGAGCCATACCTTTCTGATCTGGATACGATTCTCAGCGCGTCAGCGCAACCGTGCGAAATCCATCTTTGTTTCGCCGGCGGCCCCGAGTTGAGCGACGTGCAGCTTGCCCAGGGGGCGGCGGTGACCCAGGCACTCGCGCTACGGGCCGGTTACCGCCCCTTGATCGTGTCCCACGGAGCCAACCCCGAGCTGGGAAAATTCAACGTGCTGATCGGCACGGTTGAACAGCTCCGCGGCTATTTCACCGAACAGGAAGCCAAACGGATCACGACGGGTTACCTGGGGCTGCAGCCGATGCGGCCGGTTAGTGCGGACCGTAAAGAGCCGGAGGGGTTCGTCCTGGTCGTTGCCGGGCGCGCGCCGGAAGACATCGACAGCGCAGTCCTCAGTCTGGGAGTGGTGCGGGTTAGACTCCCCGATGCGGCGACGACCCCGATTCGTGAGGTGGTGCTGCCGGAGCATGCACCGTTCTCCCGCCAGAACCCGCTCGAGCCTGACAAGGCCCTCACGTTTGCCCAGCTCCGTGATCGGGGTGCGACCTTCGTGGCGGAGCCGTCCGGGGTATCGGTTGACCTTTTCTTCCCGGGTTTCCTCCGCAACGACGGTACGCCCGAGGTGAAACTTAATCTTCATTATGTCCTGCGAGCACGCGCGTTTCGTTCGACCGGCGCACTGAAAGTGCAGCTTAACGGTCACGATCTCGAAGCCCGTGAAACGGCTGCAAGTTCCTCAGCTTCGGGTGGAACCGAAAGCTCGTTTGTCCTTCCGATCCGGGATTTCGAGTATGGCCGGAACGTGCTGCAGATCACGACGCCGGCTATGGCGGAAGAACCGGTGGGAAGAAAAGACCTGCAGATCTACTCCGATTCGACTCTCACCCTTCCGAAGCTCGAGACGGGTCCGAAACTTCCTGACTTACAACTGACGAGTCGCACCTTCTATCCGTTCATCGGCCAGCCGGACGGTTCGGACCTGGCGGTGCTGCTGGCCGGGCGCGAGGCGGAAACGATCGACGCGGCGTGGACCTTTCTTTGTCGCCTGGCGCAGTCGGCCAACACCTTCTTCTATGCAGCACAGCTAACCTCCGGGGAACTTCAGCCGCGGCGTCATGTGGTCGTGATCGGCACGTACGATCATTTGCCGGACCCTTTCCGCGGGTTGATCGCGCTTCGCGCCTTCGATGAGACGCGTCGCAACGTCCCGCTGGCGAAAGTTGACAGCCTTTCCTCCGGCATAAATCTGAAAGGGCTGATCGAGCGGTTTGTAGACGAGCACCGGAAACGGGTCGCTAGGCACAACGACGCAGACACGCCGGCCGGCCTGCCTCCTGCAGTTAGTGAGTCCGATCGGGATTATGGCGTGCTCGCAACGGCACCGCCAACGGTACCCGACCAGGGCTGGAGTCTCGTCGTTACCGCTTTCAGCCAGCAAAACCTCCTGCATCGGGTGCAGAACCTGGTCCGGCCCGCGTTTTGGGATCAGCTTCGCGGCGATATCGTCCGTTGGAAGGAAGAGCCTTCCTCCTTTCAGGCGCGCGTACCCGGTGAGGCGCCCAAAGTGATGCGCGTCCGGCGGGTCGAACTGCTCCTGGGCGAATCCTTGGATTTCCGGATCTGGGTCGCACTGGTTGCGGTTTTCCTGGTCGGGTTCGTGATCATCACCGCGCGCGTTCTCTCGAAGTTTGATGAGGCCCTGCTGCTTCGCCGGCGCCGTCCGCAACCATGA
- a CDS encoding EAL domain-containing protein gives MKELQGTRTVLVVEDEPAVRRLVAAVLIRTGYSVIQAGCADEALMELEKVTPDLILLDYVLPDMDGVLLLRIIRSRPPWQYVPIIFLTGKVDLPSKRQALEFGALDYIAKPFDPEDLAARIDAQVRRKDREEEMRRKAAATAEATRRALETSEQRFRTLVENSFDLVCELDSELRMVYASPNHKSILGYDPVALVGESWIELVHLEDRSSAGEKLRRALQGQSGVRTQARFRDPGERWRWLDISGSVLADAEPRLLLVARDITQEKELEARLAHLALRDSVTGLGNQQQFTAELASILQEWPRRGRGALLVVDLDDFKLVNDTQGHPAGDRALLSVAHFLTEIFPRPHSICRVRGDEFCVILRGVGEDSARAAGERLIEAMHKHPIVLDGRGVAITLSAGIALIEPSITFEELTARADSALYAAKAAGKGRFVLYKGNSEELVRIKSGAAWYSRITEGLFQGRFELFYQPIVDFKRNRLFCSEALLRYRAGDGKIHLPGEFLPAAERFRLMQQLDSYVLARVLTTLRENPTSRVAINLSGQSVSDPEMHGYIRTHLAESGVDPKRVIFEITETVFITNLCQARRLVEELRAIGCGFALDDFGSGFSSLSYLRSLPVNIVKIYGGFVKRIASDSVDFTLLRSIHETAHLLGKQTVAEFVNSKKTCALLKQIGVDYGQGFYLGRARPQFPHAEPAVATA, from the coding sequence ATGAAGGAGCTTCAGGGAACGAGGACCGTCCTGGTCGTCGAGGATGAACCCGCCGTCCGCCGCTTGGTGGCCGCAGTTCTGATACGGACAGGCTACTCGGTAATTCAAGCGGGCTGCGCGGATGAAGCGCTCATGGAACTGGAAAAAGTCACCCCCGATCTGATCCTGCTGGACTACGTCCTGCCGGACATGGATGGCGTGCTGCTGCTGCGAATCATCCGATCCCGTCCCCCATGGCAATACGTCCCGATCATCTTTTTGACCGGCAAAGTTGATCTCCCGAGCAAGCGGCAAGCCCTCGAGTTCGGTGCCCTGGATTACATCGCAAAACCGTTCGACCCGGAAGATCTCGCCGCCCGGATTGACGCTCAGGTACGCCGCAAAGACCGGGAGGAGGAAATGCGCCGGAAAGCGGCGGCGACGGCGGAAGCAACGCGCCGTGCCCTGGAAACCTCCGAGCAACGTTTCCGCACGCTCGTTGAGAACTCGTTTGATCTTGTCTGTGAGTTGGACAGCGAACTGCGGATGGTATACGCGAGCCCGAATCACAAAAGCATCCTGGGATACGATCCCGTAGCGCTGGTCGGAGAAAGTTGGATCGAGCTCGTGCACCTCGAGGACCGCTCGTCTGCCGGCGAAAAACTGCGGCGGGCATTGCAGGGCCAATCCGGCGTTCGCACCCAGGCGCGCTTCCGGGATCCGGGCGAGCGGTGGCGGTGGTTGGATATCTCCGGCAGCGTCCTGGCCGACGCCGAGCCGCGTCTCCTGCTGGTCGCGCGAGACATTACCCAGGAGAAAGAACTGGAGGCCCGCCTCGCCCACCTGGCCCTGCGTGATTCCGTGACCGGGTTGGGAAACCAACAACAATTCACCGCCGAGCTGGCTTCAATCCTGCAAGAGTGGCCCCGGCGCGGGAGGGGCGCGTTGCTGGTCGTCGATCTGGACGACTTTAAACTGGTTAACGATACCCAGGGACACCCCGCCGGTGACCGCGCGTTGCTCAGCGTCGCTCATTTCCTGACGGAAATTTTTCCCCGGCCGCACTCGATCTGCCGGGTTCGAGGCGACGAATTCTGCGTCATTCTTCGCGGCGTCGGCGAGGACAGTGCCCGCGCCGCGGGGGAACGCCTGATCGAGGCCATGCACAAGCACCCGATAGTCCTGGACGGCAGGGGCGTCGCCATCACCCTTTCGGCAGGCATCGCCCTCATTGAGCCGTCCATCACGTTCGAGGAGCTCACCGCAAGGGCCGACTCGGCGCTCTACGCCGCCAAAGCGGCCGGGAAAGGTCGCTTCGTTCTATACAAAGGAAATAGTGAGGAGTTGGTGAGAATCAAGTCCGGCGCCGCGTGGTACTCGCGTATTACGGAGGGCCTTTTCCAGGGCCGGTTTGAACTTTTCTACCAGCCAATCGTTGACTTCAAGCGAAACCGCCTGTTCTGCAGCGAAGCCTTGCTCCGCTATCGTGCCGGCGACGGCAAAATCCATCTGCCCGGCGAATTTCTGCCCGCGGCCGAGCGTTTTCGCCTGATGCAGCAACTCGACAGCTATGTGCTCGCGCGGGTTCTGACGACCCTGCGGGAAAACCCGACGAGCCGCGTGGCGATTAACCTCTCCGGGCAGTCGGTCAGCGACCCGGAGATGCACGGTTACATTCGGACGCACCTCGCCGAAAGCGGGGTGGATCCCAAACGCGTGATTTTCGAGATCACGGAGACCGTCTTTATTACGAATCTGTGTCAGGCGAGACGCTTGGTAGAAGAGCTCCGCGCCATCGGGTGCGGATTCGCCCTCGACGATTTCGGTTCCGGCTTTTCGTCACTCAGCTATCTGAGGAGTCTTCCCGTAAATATTGTCAAAATCTATGGCGGCTTTGTGAAACGAATCGCCTCTGATTCAGTCGATTTCACACTGCTCCGCTCGATTCACGAGACCGCCCACCTCCTCGGCAAACAAACCGTGGCCGAATTTGTAAATTCAAAGAAGACTTGCGCTCTCCTGAAGCAAATCGGAGTCGACTACGGCCAGGGATTTTACCTCGGCAGAGCGCGTCCTCAGTTTCCCCATGCCGAACCAGCCGTCGCAACGGCGTGA